The Streptomyces sp. Alt3 genome has a segment encoding these proteins:
- a CDS encoding (deoxy)nucleoside triphosphate pyrophosphohydrolase — protein sequence MSDSVVVAGAVCDGGRLLAARRSAPPELAGRWELPGGKQEPGESGEQALVRELREELGVEAEPQERIPGEWPLKPGLVLRVWTVRLLAGVPSPLEDHDELRWLTPDETDTVDWLDQDRPAVAEAVRRLREASPA from the coding sequence ATGAGTGATTCCGTGGTGGTGGCCGGGGCCGTCTGCGACGGCGGACGGCTCCTGGCCGCCCGCCGCAGTGCCCCGCCGGAGCTGGCCGGACGCTGGGAGCTGCCCGGCGGCAAGCAGGAGCCCGGGGAGAGCGGCGAGCAGGCGCTCGTACGCGAGCTGCGGGAGGAACTGGGCGTGGAGGCGGAGCCCCAGGAGCGCATCCCGGGGGAGTGGCCCCTGAAGCCCGGCCTCGTGCTGCGGGTGTGGACGGTCCGGCTGCTGGCCGGTGTGCCCAGCCCGCTGGAGGACCACGACGAACTGCGCTGGCTCACCCCCGACGAGACGGACACCGTCGACTGGCTGGACCAGGACCGTCCCGCCGTGGCCGAAGCCGTACGCCGCCTGCGGGAAGCCTCGCCGGCCTGA
- a CDS encoding SPOR domain-containing protein yields the protein MLGRDAMTDSGAVLPWLVIRQDDNGNRYRVGRYATQDEAQKIADGLDRNGHKQLYWVERTSQGARP from the coding sequence ATGCTGGGGAGGGACGCCATGACGGACAGCGGTGCGGTTCTCCCCTGGCTGGTGATCAGGCAGGACGACAACGGCAACAGGTATCGCGTCGGGCGCTACGCGACGCAGGACGAGGCGCAGAAGATCGCGGACGGCCTGGACCGCAATGGACACAAGCAGCTCTACTGGGTGGAGCGGACGAGTCAGGGCGCGCGCCCCTAG